One window from the genome of Cottoperca gobio chromosome 15, fCotGob3.1, whole genome shotgun sequence encodes:
- the LOC115020417 gene encoding monocarboxylate transporter 9-like, with amino-acid sequence MASSTEVLDGGWGWAIVGASFMAQLLAYGSPQSVGVLYPEWLHAFQEGKGMTAWVGSLVAGVGLIASPVCSACVDNFGARPVTIFSGVMVAGGLMLSAFAPNVQFLIFSYGIVVGLGCGLVYAATLTITCQYFDKRRGLALGIVTTGTSVGAFIYASAQNELIVLFGLDGCLLIIGAVALNLMACAGFMRPLNMPRYYLKQKAALERNTEEQLFDKPPLDDLKITAGSTSTTPEKTLMVKELLITIDAKDSAVQTEKKKKGSFLAGLAIMKIINKKQQAYSKYMHSMYEILQNQAMVAFCIAIFLFSLGAFPPVLFIEDVAQSQGLIEEVSVIPLVSIGAIATCVGKLALGMLVDLRWINGIYLYTFTMFAGGVALLLIPVTKTYLGLQILCVVLGFFSGNWSLTSYITTKIVGLDRLTQAHGILMFFGGFGIMLGPPVVGWFFDWTQSYDLAFYFSGGCVELGAVILFVLNLPCWNRKHSESDRPDVQYTTNCDKVASVA; translated from the exons ATGGCTTCATCTACTGAAGTGCTGGACGGAGGCTGGGGATGGGCAATTGTTGGCGCCTCTTTCATGGCACAGCTCCTGGCCTACGGATCACCCCAGTCGGTGGGCGTCCTGTACCCGGAGTGGCTGCATGCCTTCCAGGAGGGCAAAGGCATGACTGCTTGGGTGGGCTCCCTTGTGGCTGGAGTGGGGCTAATAGCAA GTCCTGTCTGCAGTGCCTGTGTGGACAATTTTGGGGCTCGTCCCGTGACCATCTTCAGTGGCGTAATGGTGGCGGGCGGCCTGATGCTCAGTGCCTTTGCTCCGAATGTCCAGTTCCTCATCTTTTCCTATGGGATCGTGGTTG GCCTGGGTTGCGGTCTGGTCTACGCAGCCACACTGACTATCACCTGTCAATATTTTGACAAGAGACGTGGCCTGGCGCTCGGCATTGTCACCACAG GCACAAGTGTTGGAGCGTTCATCTATGCCTCCGCTCAGAACGAGCTGATCGTGTTGTTCGGCCTGGATGGCTGCCTGTTAATCATCGGAGCTGTAGCACTCAACCTCATGGCCTGCGCAGGCTTCATGAGGCCCCTTAACATGCCGCGATACTACCTCAAACAGAAGGCCGCCCTGGAACGcaacacagaggagcagcttTTCGATAAGCCCCCGCTGGATGACCTGAAGATCACAGCAGGTTCAACCTCAACCACTCCGGAGAAAACTCTCATGGTGAAGGAGTTGCTTATCACAATCGATGCCAAAGACTCTGCCGttcagacagagaagaagaagaaaggcagCTTCCTGGCTGGGTTGGCCATCATGAAAATCATCAACAAGAAGCAGCAGGCTTATTCCAAGTACATGCACTCCATGTATGAGATCCTGCAGAACCAAGCTATGGTGGCTTTCTGTATTGCTATCTTCCTGTTCAGCCTGGGGGCGTTTCCTCCTGTGCTCTTTATAGAGGATGTGGCGCAGAGCCAAGGACTCATTGAAGAAGTTAGTGTCATTCCTCTGGTATCAATAGGGGCCATCGCCACATGCGTTGGTAAACTGGCGCTGGGTATGCTGGTGGACCTCAGGTGGATTAACGGCATCTATCTGTATACCTTCACCATGTTTGCAGGAGGTGTGGCGCTGCTTCTTATCCCTGTCACTAAGACTTATCTGGGACTGCAGATCCTGTGTGTCGTCCTGGGTTTCTTCTCTGGAAACTGGTCTCTCACCTCCTACATTACCACTAAGATTGTTGGCTTGGACAGACTGACACAAGCCCATGGCATCCTCATGTTCTTCGGGGGATTTGGGATCATGCTTGGACCCCCTGTTGTAG GGTGGTTCTTTGACTGGACGCAGTCATATGACTTGGCGTTCTACTTCAGTGGGGGCTGTGTGGAGCTGGGAGCGGTCATTCTCTTTGTGCTCAACCTCCCCTGCTGGAACAGGAAGCACTCCGAGAGTGACAGACCAGATGTCCAGTACACCACCAACTGTGACAAAGTTGCCTCTGTAGCCTGA